In the genome of Campylobacter helveticus, the window ATCACTTTCATCTATTTACCTTTTTATTTAAATACTCTATTAAAAATCGAATCAACATTTTTTGTATAATAGTTATAATCAAAGCATTTGCGAATATCCTCTTCGCTTAGTTTCGCTCTTAAATCTTCATCGTGAAGCAAGGCGGTCAAAAATAAACTTTCGTTTTTTTCGTTTAGGGCAGATTTGCCCTCTTGCAAGTCTTTCCATACTTTCATCGCATTTCTTTGAACGATTTTATAAGCATCCTCGCGGCTTAGTCCTTTAAAAGGAAGTTCTAAAAGCACCCTCCCTGAGAAAACAAGCCCACCTGTAAGATTTAAATTTTTCATCATATTTTGTGGATAAACCAAGAGTTTATCAATTAAATTTGTAAGACGCATTAGCATAAAATCAGCCGTAATAAAAGCATCTGGCAAAATAAATCTTTCCACGCTTGAATGGCTAATATCCCTTTCGTGCCAAAGGGCGACATTTTCAAGGGCTGGAGTTACAAAAGAGCGAAGCACCCTACAAAGCCCTGTGATGTTTTCACTCAATACAGGATTTCTTTTATGCGGCATAGCAGAGCTTCCTTTTTGTCCCTCGCTAAAATATTCCTCCGCTTCATAAACTTCGGTGCGTTGAAAATGTCTTATCGCAACGGCGATTTGTTCGCACGATGAAGCAAGGATGGCTAGAGCAGAAATTACTTGTGCATAGCGGTCTCTTTGTATGATTTGGTTTGAAACTGGTGCAACTTTTAAGCCTAAATTTTTACAAATTTCCTCTTCAAATTCTAGTGGAGCGTGGGCGAAATTTCCCATAGCTCCGCTGAT includes:
- the purB gene encoding adenylosuccinate lyase, whose amino-acid sequence is MVERYSREVMAKKWDLKAKYDAWLKVELAAAKAWNKLGLISDEDNEKIQKNAKFDIARIDEIEKTTKHDVIAFLTSVSESLGEESRFVHYAMTSSDCIDTAVALQIKESLELILEDIELLLNALKKRAYEHKDTLMVGRSHGIHGEPITFGLVVAIWYDEILHAKELILHAKEVISYGKISGAMGNFAHAPLEFEEEICKNLGLKVAPVSNQIIQRDRYAQVISALAILASSCEQIAVAIRHFQRTEVYEAEEYFSEGQKGSSAMPHKRNPVLSENITGLCRVLRSFVTPALENVALWHERDISHSSVERFILPDAFITADFMLMRLTNLIDKLLVYPQNMMKNLNLTGGLVFSGRVLLELPFKGLSREDAYKIVQRNAMKVWKDLQEGKSALNEKNESLFLTALLHDEDLRAKLSEEDIRKCFDYNYYTKNVDSIFNRVFK